One genomic window of Ornithodoros turicata isolate Travis unplaced genomic scaffold, ASM3712646v1 Chromosome23, whole genome shotgun sequence includes the following:
- the LOC135373252 gene encoding uncharacterized protein LOC135373252 — protein MSCLCVEFVNVHCRGVMVGGCAPGCSNSSQKGFRYFAFPRDPERRKEWLVQCKLDNWTRSSNSKLCEAHFEADQFELNRQDAWRKLKPNAVPTIFSFKSCPKRRNPPTKRCTEIRVPRSENSQAITACEQQENDSDEMQLVESLRIPSGEAELQKQLSDMKDRLALLQQLNERRRRKVKRLRKACGTSDERMRCLQQKMNFLTESQNESLARNSTKGYKWGHEITQKALRLRFACGTAGYQALFDEGYPLPYVKTLTRRVSKIHFEPGILQSVIHVLEMKVAKMTVIERDCVLFLGKMEISEGLQLDRTSGSLVDEIGGRLLVAARVMKTAYLPVAH, from the exons ATGTCTTGCTTGTGCGTGGAGTTTGTGAACGTGCATTGTAGAGGAGTAATGGTTGGAGGCTGTGCACCAGGATGCTCGAATTCCTCACAGAAAGGGTTCCGGTATTTTGCCTTTCCGCGAGACCCCGAAAGGCGAAAGGAATGGCTGGTTCAGTGCAAGCTTGACAACTGGACTCGAAGTTCAAACTCTAAATTATGTGAG GCACACTTTGAAGCAGATCAATTTGAGTTAAACAGGCAAGATGCGTGGCGAAAACTCAAGCCAAATGCTGTGCCAACAATATTCTCATTCAAAT CATGCCCCAAAAGAAGAAATCCACCAACAAAAAGGTGCACTGAGATACGAGTACCACGCAGTGAAAACAGTCAAGCGATAACTGCGTGCGAGCAACAAGAGAACGACTCTGATGAAATGCAGCTCGTGGAGTCTCTACGAATACCTTCAG GGGAGGCGGAACTACAGAAACAGCTTTCAGATATGAAGGATCGTTTAGCTCTTCTTCAACAGCTGAATGAGCGCCGAAGAAGGAAAGTGAAAAGACTTCGCAAGGCATGCGGAACTTCCGACGAACGGATGCGATGTCTCCAGCAAAAGATGAATTTCTTAACCGAAAGCCAAAACGAATCACTGGCTAGAAACAGTACGAAAGGATACAAGTGGGGACACGAGATTACACAGAAAGCTTTGCGATTGAGGTTTGCATGTGGGACAGCTGGTTACCAGGCTCTCTTTGACGAAGGTTATCCTCTGCCGTATGTGAAAACACTCACCCGTCGTGTTAGCAAGATTCATTTCGAGCCTGGCATTCTTCAAAGTGTCATCCACGTATTGGAAATGAAAGTTGCGAAGATGACAGTCATCGAACGGGATTGTGTGCTTTTCCTGGGTAAGATGGAGATTTCCGAAGGCCTTCAGCTGGACCGCACATCTGGCTCACTAGTAGATGAGATTGGTGGCAGACTCTTGGTGGCAGCGCGTGTAATGAAGACTGCTTACTTGCCAGTCGCGCATTAG